TCGTTCGCTAAGTTAAAATTGCTCCTGCGGCTCAAACGCAAGTAGGAAGAAGGTTTTCAAATTTTTGGGACACTGTCCCAAAAATTTGCGGATAAGTGCTGTAAAACTGACGGCATCGAGATAGTTCAGGAGCAGTAAGCCCTTTGATTGAGAGTTTTTTGGCTAAATCTTTTAAAAGTTTACTGCCATAGATCGATCTGTCTTTTCCATTTTGTTCAAATTCTACTATGTAATGACCAATCAGCCAATTGCGGATGGTCAAAGCCTGATTTACAGCACTAGCAGCATTGTACTGAAGCTGGCTATGAACAGTTTCAATTGTTGATATAAGTTCTTTGAAATTCTTCATTTAAACAGTGCAGGTTTCAATCTAGCTTTTCTAAACCCCTCGATTTCGAGGGGTTAAAGTGTTCAAATTCGACTACTCTTCACTGGCGCGCATTTTGCAGCAAAGCCTGAAGCATAGCGAATGCGTGCCCGCACCAAGATTGCAAACGGTCGAGAGTGGGGTATTCATTTCAAATACCTCTTCACAGCCCTATCCAATTCCCCTTCAAAAGCTTTGATTAAATAGTCCGGATCATCGGCCATGTTTTGGTCTATGACCATACCGCAGCTAACTTTTCCATTGTAGCTGATCAGGCTGAGTCCTGCGCCCAAAACGGCTGTATGTGGAATCCAGCAGTAGATATCCTCGATTTTTTGTCCGGCAAAATACACCGGCTTTGGCGGTCCCGGCACATTGGTAATTGAAGCAGATATTTTGGTGGAGATAAATTTCAGGAAAGCATTTTTGGCTATTTTGGGTAGATAGTCGGCAGCATTTTCCATCAACTTGCTCAACAGAAAAGGTTCCGGTGATTTTTTCAGCAGGGTAGTCTTCTCATTGATAAATTGGAGTCTTTTCAGGAATGTGCTCAGGTGAATGGGCAGTTCCAGCGAAATCATACCAATTTCATTGTGCAGTTTTACGTCATCCGTTTTGTTGCGCAGGTTTACGGGAATTACAATGCGCATGCCTTTTTCTACTGC
Above is a genomic segment from Chitinophagales bacterium containing:
- a CDS encoding DUF1016 N-terminal domain-containing protein; this encodes MKNFKELISTIETVHSQLQYNAASAVNQALTIRNWLIGHYIVEFEQNGKDRSIYGSKLLKDLAKKLSIKGLTAPELSRCRQFYSTYPQIFGTVSQKFENLLPTCV